One window from the genome of Gemella haemolysans ATCC 10379 encodes:
- a CDS encoding C39 family peptidase has product MIKNRLKLGLGVLTVLATPIAVNTVASSDALAAQGWVKTGNAWYFYNQNGALTRNAWAGNYWLGADGKMVTNAWVDNGRYYVDANGAWVKGAQKPAAAKPVTPKPAVAQKQGWVQSGGAWYFYHQGQIVRNAWIGSYWLGADGKMATSAWVDNGRYYVGANGAWVKDAKKPEAPKSVEKKQGWLKEGNTWYYFENGTLARNKWISSIYWVGADGKMATSAWVDNGRYYVGANGAWVKDAKKPEESKPAEKKQGWKKEDNAWYYYDNGEVARNKWIGDTYWVGKDGKMVTDNWVDNDHFYVDKSGKKDPSIKKKVIINDELGWQKRNGGNWYYYEKDGSLARNKWVGNYWLGADGKMAKSAWVDNGRYYVDSSGKWVPDYAKADQNTAALNMPQYYQGDYRWGHKRYGLGTMAQTGCVPTSLAMVFNGLGQKVLPTAVADTIYNNTNEMNVSELGTSGKGAVYAINAYGYKHTVITTREQLIAALQSGKPVFATVGNGIFAKGRLTHAIILSGYSNGKTKAMDPDSSYNTGKWYDINTIWNQRSTDPYDTNIGGSFVAIG; this is encoded by the coding sequence ATGATAAAAAATAGATTAAAATTAGGATTAGGAGTATTAACAGTATTAGCTACACCAATCGCTGTAAATACAGTAGCTAGTAGTGATGCACTAGCAGCACAAGGATGGGTTAAGACTGGAAATGCTTGGTACTTCTATAATCAAAATGGAGCATTAACAAGAAACGCTTGGGCAGGAAACTATTGGCTAGGTGCAGATGGTAAAATGGTAACAAATGCATGGGTGGATAACGGACGTTATTACGTAGATGCAAACGGAGCATGGGTAAAAGGTGCTCAAAAACCAGCAGCAGCTAAACCTGTAACACCGAAACCAGCCGTAGCACAAAAACAAGGTTGGGTTCAAAGTGGTGGAGCATGGTACTTCTATCACCAAGGGCAAATCGTTAGAAATGCCTGGATAGGAAGCTACTGGCTTGGAGCTGACGGAAAAATGGCGACAAGCGCATGGGTAGACAATGGACGTTACTATGTAGGTGCAAACGGAGCATGGGTAAAAGACGCTAAGAAGCCAGAAGCACCAAAATCTGTAGAGAAGAAACAAGGTTGGTTGAAAGAAGGAAACACTTGGTATTACTTCGAAAATGGAACATTAGCTCGTAACAAATGGATCAGTAGCATATACTGGGTTGGAGCTGATGGTAAAATGGCGACAAGCGCATGGGTAGATAACGGACGTTACTACGTAGGTGCAAACGGAGCATGGGTAAAAGATGCTAAGAAGCCAGAAGAATCAAAACCAGCAGAGAAGAAACAAGGTTGGAAAAAAGAAGATAACGCATGGTACTACTATGACAACGGTGAAGTAGCACGTAATAAATGGATTGGTGATACTTACTGGGTAGGGAAAGATGGTAAAATGGTAACAGATAACTGGGTAGACAACGATCATTTCTACGTAGATAAGTCTGGTAAAAAAGATCCATCAATCAAGAAAAAAGTTATCATTAATGATGAACTAGGATGGCAAAAACGTAACGGTGGAAACTGGTATTACTATGAAAAAGATGGTTCATTAGCCCGTAATAAGTGGGTAGGAAATTACTGGCTAGGAGCTGATGGTAAAATGGCTAAGAGTGCGTGGGTAGATAATGGACGCTACTACGTAGATTCTAGTGGAAAATGGGTACCTGACTACGCAAAAGCGGACCAAAACACTGCTGCTTTAAATATGCCTCAATATTATCAAGGAGATTATCGTTGGGGTCATAAGAGATATGGTCTTGGTACTATGGCACAAACTGGATGTGTACCAACATCATTAGCTATGGTATTTAATGGATTAGGACAAAAAGTTCTTCCAACAGCTGTAGCAGATACAATCTACAACAACACTAACGAGATGAATGTTAGTGAATTAGGGACATCAGGTAAAGGTGCTGTTTATGCGATTAACGCTTATGGATACAAACACACAGTTATTACAACTAGAGAACAACTTATTGCAGCACTACAAAGCGGTAAACCTGTGTTTGCGACTGTAGGAAATGGTATTTTCGCTAAAGGTAGATTGACTCACGCTATTATTTTAAGTGGATATAGCAATGGAAAAACTAAAGCAATGGATCCAGATAGTTCATACAATACAGGTAAATGGTATGATATCAATACTATTTGGAACCAAAGAAGTACAGATCCTTACGACACTAACATCGGTGGATCATTCGTAGCAATAGGATAA
- a CDS encoding N-acetylmuramoyl-L-alanine amidase has product MKVNKLKLGLGVLTVLATPIAVNTVASSDALAAQGWVKTGNAWYFYNQNGVLARNAWAGNYWLGADGKMVTNAWVDNGRYYVDANGAWVKGVQKPAVAQKQGWVQSGGAWYYYYQGNVVINAWVGNYWLGADGRMSTSSWVDNGRYYVGSNGEWVRNAQKPEEKKQGWVKDSNTWYYYNTDGTLARNKWAGNYWLGADGRMSTNSWVDNGRYYVGSNGEWVRNAQKPEEKKQGWIKESNTWYYYNTDGTLARNKWVGNYWLGADGRMATNSWVDNNRYYVGTNGAWIKDARHPEEKKQGWVKDSNTWYYYNTDGTLARNKWAGNYWLGADGRMSTNSWVDNNRYYVGADGVWVKDASRDKNTKRAIFLDPGHGGSDSGAVENGVREKDLTLSVYNKVSSRLASLGYTVLTSRNTDKDVGLVSRADQANKSNADMFLSIHFNAGGRGTAYGIETYYYKHEQGYEPEINKDNHNSPERIEKSRKLANKIQQNLLYKTGAYDRGVKRASFAVLRETSIPSILVELGFIDNQEEVNKIKTNEYQEKLADGIVDGIVEYYK; this is encoded by the coding sequence ATGAAAGTGAATAAATTAAAATTAGGATTGGGAGTATTAACGGTATTAGCTACACCAATCGCAGTAAACACAGTAGCTAGTAGTGATGCATTAGCAGCACAAGGATGGGTTAAGACTGGAAATGCTTGGTACTTCTATAATCAAAATGGAGTATTGGCTAGAAACGCTTGGGCAGGAAACTACTGGTTAGGTGCCGATGGGAAAATGGTAACAAATGCATGGGTGGATAACGGACGTTATTACGTAGATGCAAACGGAGCATGGGTAAAAGGTGTTCAAAAACCAGCTGTAGCACAAAAACAAGGTTGGGTACAAAGTGGAGGAGCTTGGTACTACTATTACCAAGGAAATGTAGTTATAAATGCATGGGTAGGAAACTACTGGTTAGGTGCAGATGGAAGAATGTCAACAAGCTCATGGGTAGATAACGGACGTTACTATGTGGGAAGTAATGGTGAGTGGGTAAGAAATGCTCAAAAACCAGAAGAGAAGAAACAAGGTTGGGTAAAAGACTCTAACACATGGTACTACTACAACACAGATGGGACATTAGCACGAAATAAATGGGCAGGAAATTACTGGTTAGGTGCTGATGGAAGAATGTCAACAAACAGCTGGGTAGATAACGGACGTTATTATGTGGGAAGTAATGGTGAGTGGGTAAGAAATGCTCAAAAACCAGAAGAGAAGAAACAAGGTTGGATAAAAGAATCTAATACATGGTACTACTACAACACAGATGGGACATTAGCACGAAATAAATGGGTAGGAAATTACTGGCTAGGAGCTGATGGAAGAATGGCGACAAACAGCTGGGTAGATAATAATCGTTACTACGTAGGAACAAATGGGGCATGGATAAAAGATGCTAGACATCCAGAAGAGAAGAAACAAGGTTGGGTAAAAGACTCTAATACATGGTACTACTACAACACAGATGGGACATTAGCACGAAATAAATGGGCAGGAAATTACTGGCTAGGAGCTGATGGAAGAATGTCAACAAACAGCTGGGTAGATAATAATCGTTACTATGTAGGGGCAGATGGAGTATGGGTAAAAGATGCATCGAGAGATAAAAATACAAAACGTGCTATTTTCTTGGATCCTGGACATGGTGGAAGCGACTCGGGAGCAGTTGAAAATGGTGTCAGAGAAAAAGATTTAACTCTTAGCGTATATAATAAAGTAAGTAGTAGACTTGCTTCTTTAGGTTATACAGTATTAACAAGTAGAAACACAGATAAAGATGTAGGATTAGTAAGTCGTGCAGATCAAGCAAATAAATCTAATGCGGACATGTTTTTAAGTATTCATTTTAATGCTGGAGGAAGAGGAACGGCTTATGGTATAGAAACTTATTATTATAAACATGAACAAGGATATGAACCTGAGATTAATAAAGATAATCATAATAGTCCCGAAAGAATAGAAAAAAGTAGAAAATTAGCTAATAAAATTCAACAAAATCTACTTTACAAAACTGGTGCATATGATAGAGGTGTGAAACGCGCATCATTCGCTGTACTTCGTGAAACATCTATTCCATCAATCTTAGTTGAATTAGGATTCATAGACAATCAAGAGGAAGTAAATAAAATTAAGACTAATGAGTATCAAGAAAAACTTGCTGATGGAATTGTTGACGGAATTGTAGAATACTATAAATAG
- a CDS encoding glycosyltransferase family 2 protein yields the protein MLVSVVIGLLNEEKFLPRLIEDFKNQTYDHSKIELIFIDGMSKDKSWKILEDFKASNHDFYDVVLLKNPKVILSAGMNVGIKAARGECILKVDCHSHITENFIENNVKVIESGEDVCGGPRPNIIENEDNLSKTLLLVEENMFGSGIANYRKQTSRRYVSSVFQGMYKKEIFDKIGLLDEKVGRVEDNELHYRIRKNGYKIRYSNDILSYQYTRPTVNRMLKQKYSNGYWIGKVSHVYPKAFSIFHFVPFVFVLGIIFSLLMLPMTKLFTVLLAVAYGLFTILVTLMTIINNKFNATMLLIPILLFLVHFSYGLGTLVGLVKGFSWKKEYYKR from the coding sequence ATGTTAGTTTCGGTTGTAATCGGACTTTTAAATGAGGAAAAGTTTTTACCAAGATTAATAGAAGATTTTAAAAATCAGACATATGATCACAGCAAGATAGAGTTAATATTTATAGATGGGATGTCAAAAGATAAAAGCTGGAAGATATTAGAAGATTTCAAAGCTAGTAATCATGATTTTTACGATGTAGTATTATTGAAAAATCCTAAGGTAATATTGTCAGCTGGTATGAATGTGGGTATAAAAGCTGCAAGAGGAGAATGTATTCTTAAAGTAGACTGTCATTCACATATTACCGAGAACTTTATTGAGAATAATGTTAAAGTTATTGAGAGTGGAGAAGATGTTTGTGGAGGACCGCGACCTAATATTATTGAGAATGAAGATAATTTAAGTAAAACATTATTATTGGTCGAGGAAAATATGTTCGGTAGTGGAATAGCGAATTATCGTAAACAGACTTCTAGACGTTATGTAAGTTCAGTTTTCCAAGGAATGTACAAAAAGGAAATATTTGATAAGATTGGATTACTGGATGAAAAAGTAGGTCGTGTTGAAGATAATGAACTGCATTATCGAATTAGAAAAAATGGTTATAAGATTCGTTATAGCAATGATATACTATCGTACCAATATACGAGACCTACAGTAAATAGAATGTTGAAACAAAAATATTCGAACGGATATTGGATTGGTAAGGTAAGTCATGTTTATCCTAAGGCCTTCTCTATCTTCCATTTCGTTCCTTTTGTATTTGTTTTAGGAATAATTTTTAGTTTATTGATGCTGCCGATGACGAAGTTATTCACTGTACTTCTTGCGGTTGCTTATGGATTATTTACAATTCTCGTTACATTGATGACTATTATTAATAATAAATTCAACGCAACGATGTTGTTAATTCCAATCTTACTATTTTTAGTTCATTTCAGTTATGGTTTAGGAACTTTAGTTGGATTAGTTAAAGGCTTTAGCTGGAAGAAGGAATATTATAAAAGATAA
- the galE gene encoding UDP-glucose 4-epimerase GalE, with protein sequence MTEKILVTGGAGFIGSHTCIELLNNGNEVVVVDNLYNANKKSLEVVERVTGKKVTFYEADIRDEAKLDEIFEKEGNIFGVIHFAGLKAVGESCQLPLKYYDNNVAGTTTLCRVMEKHNCKNIIFSSSATVYGDPHALPIKEDFPLSVTNPYGRTKLILEEILGDVYAADSEWNVVLLRYFNPIGAHECGDIGEDPTGIPNNLLPYVMQVAVGKLEKVNVFGDDFDTHDGTGVRDYIHVVDLARGHVAALKKLEKGSGLSKYNLGTGVGYSVLDIIKSASAAVGRDLPYVIAPRRAGDIAACYADASKAKEELGWEAQYDVKRMCEDSWRWQSKHPNGFAD encoded by the coding sequence ATGACTGAAAAAATACTAGTAACTGGTGGAGCTGGATTTATCGGGTCTCACACTTGTATAGAATTATTAAACAATGGAAATGAAGTAGTTGTCGTGGACAACTTATATAACGCAAATAAAAAAAGTTTAGAAGTAGTAGAAAGAGTTACAGGAAAAAAAGTAACATTCTATGAAGCTGATATTCGTGATGAAGCAAAATTAGACGAAATCTTTGAAAAAGAAGGTAACATCTTTGGAGTTATTCACTTCGCTGGATTAAAAGCTGTAGGTGAATCTTGCCAATTACCTCTAAAATACTACGATAACAACGTAGCAGGAACTACAACACTATGCCGCGTTATGGAAAAACACAACTGTAAGAACATTATCTTCAGTTCTTCAGCTACAGTATATGGAGATCCTCATGCATTACCAATTAAAGAAGATTTCCCATTATCTGTAACTAACCCATACGGACGTACTAAACTAATCTTAGAAGAAATTTTAGGAGATGTTTATGCAGCTGATAGTGAATGGAATGTTGTATTACTACGTTACTTCAACCCAATCGGAGCACACGAATGTGGAGATATCGGAGAAGATCCAACAGGAATTCCAAATAACCTACTTCCATACGTAATGCAAGTAGCTGTTGGTAAATTAGAGAAAGTTAATGTCTTCGGTGATGACTTCGATACACATGATGGTACTGGAGTTCGTGATTACATCCACGTAGTAGACTTAGCTCGTGGTCACGTTGCTGCCCTTAAAAAATTAGAAAAAGGTAGCGGACTTTCTAAGTATAACCTAGGAACAGGAGTAGGATACTCTGTATTAGATATTATTAAGAGTGCTTCTGCTGCTGTTGGTCGTGACTTACCTTACGTTATCGCACCACGTCGTGCAGGAGATATCGCTGCATGTTATGCAGATGCTTCAAAAGCTAAAGAAGAACTTGGTTGGGAAGCACAATACGATGTAAAACGTATGTGTGAAGACTCATGGAGATGGCAAAGTAAACATCCAAATGGATTTGCTGACTAA
- a CDS encoding C39 family peptidase, translated as MKKSIGVFLVGSLLLTGTGHVKADWIKDQQGKWEYFSNEDSISHLYDEKSKDFVKPVKLPQYYQADARWSSKRYGISNMKTTGCVPTSLSMIISGLKENVTPVQVADYIYDTSMEMNTLFTGTSSLGAVAAIEHWGCNYRVVNSKDDLKAALQNGNIVYGAVGHGIFVKGYSTHAIVLSGYQNGKTLAIDPDNPERTNKWYNVDDIWDQRSMELEDNSAGGPFMVVYK; from the coding sequence ATGAAAAAGAGTATAGGTGTTTTTCTAGTAGGTAGCTTATTACTAACTGGAACAGGACATGTTAAGGCTGATTGGATAAAAGATCAGCAAGGTAAATGGGAGTATTTCTCAAATGAAGATAGTATAAGTCATCTTTACGATGAAAAATCTAAAGATTTCGTAAAACCTGTAAAACTTCCACAATATTATCAAGCGGATGCGAGATGGAGTTCTAAGAGATATGGAATCTCTAATATGAAGACTACAGGTTGCGTGCCTACATCGTTATCGATGATTATTTCTGGTCTAAAGGAGAATGTTACACCTGTTCAGGTTGCTGATTATATTTATGATACATCTATGGAGATGAATACGTTGTTCACAGGGACTTCTAGTCTTGGAGCTGTTGCAGCTATTGAACACTGGGGATGTAACTATCGTGTTGTTAATTCTAAAGATGATCTAAAAGCTGCATTGCAAAATGGAAATATTGTCTATGGTGCTGTAGGTCATGGGATTTTTGTAAAAGGTTATAGCACGCATGCGATAGTTCTAAGTGGTTACCAAAATGGTAAAACTCTTGCGATTGATCCAGATAATCCAGAAAGAACGAATAAATGGTACAACGTTGATGATATTTGGGATCAACGTAGTATGGAACTAGAGGACAATTCTGCGGGTGGTCCATTTATGGTAGTATATAAATAA